The following proteins are encoded in a genomic region of Amia ocellicauda isolate fAmiCal2 chromosome 6, fAmiCal2.hap1, whole genome shotgun sequence:
- the cryzl1 gene encoding quinone oxidoreductase-like protein 1 isoform X1, with translation MKGLYCKLSESAEQVRFVIQETEIPNVLGSHCVKVQVKACALSPLDIKLLKDLKLQRELVPVGREIAGVVLEVGPKVTFFQPDDEVVGILPLDAEASGLCDVVLVHEHHVVRKPEKVSWTEVAGTIRDGVRSYTALHTLSHVTAGNTVLVLDGASPFGIITIQLAHYHGAKVLSTTLSVEDKQFLEQLRPTIGVQESLVARVINMSDGKADLVEVCLEETGGLGVDIVIDAGVRLYNTDEETAIKKLLPHKHDIIMLLAVGGHWVTAEEGLQLDPPDSRSLFLKGATLSFLNEEVWNASSACQGKYLHIMKDVVEKLSNGTFRPQLEDPVPLYEATVSMEMVQKKQVRKRHVIHL, from the exons ATGAAGGGACTTTATTGCAAGCTAAGTGAAAGTGCAGAACAAGTGAGGTTTGTCATCCAAGAAACG GAAATTCCAAATGTGCTCGGCAGCCATTGTGTCAAAGTTCAAGTAAAGGCCTGTGCACTTAGTCCACTTGATATCAAG CTCCTGAAAGACCTGAAGTTGCAAAGAGAGTTGGTGCCAGTGGGCAGAGAAATTGCCGGCGTTGTGCTTGAAG ttGGACCAAAGGTTACATTTTTTCAACCTGATGATGAAGTTGTGG GAATTTTACCTTTAGATGCTGAAGCATCGGGTCTCTGCGATGTTGTATTAGTCCATGAGCATCATGTGG TGCGGAAGCCTGAGAAAGTGAGCTGGACGGAGGTGGCGGGGACTATCCGAGACGGCGTACGATCGTACACAGCGCTCCACACTCTATCTCACGTCACTGCTGGAAACACTGTGTTAGTCCTCGATGGAGCTAGT CCGTTTGGTATAATTACCATCCAGTTAGCTCATTACCATGGAGCAAAGGTGCTGTCTACCACTTTGTCAGTTGAAGACAAGCAGTTTCTGGAGCAGTTACGACCAACCATTG GCGTGCAGGAATCATTAGTAG CCAGGGTGATAAACATGTCAGATGGGAAGGCTGACCTGGTGGAAgtctgtctggaggaaaccgGTGGCCTGGGAGTGGACATTGTCATTGACGCTGGAG TGCGGCTGTACAACACAGATGAGGAAACAGCAATCAAAAAACTCCTCCCTCACAAGCACGACATCATCATGCTTCTGGCTGTTGGAGGTCACTGGGTCACCGCAGAAGAAGGCTTACAG CTGGACCCTCCAGACAGCCGAAGCCTCTTTCTGAAAGGAGCCACTCTTTCCTTCTTGAACGAGGAGGTGTGGAACGCCTCCAGTGCTTGCCAAGGGAAGTACCTCC ATATAATGAAAGATGTGGTTGAGAAGCTATCAAATGGGACATTCAG GCCGCAGTTGGAAGACCCAGTTCCTTTGTACGAAGCCACCGTTTCCATGGAAATGGTTCAGAAGAAGCAAGTCAGGAAGAGGCACGTTATTCATCTCTGA
- the cryzl1 gene encoding quinone oxidoreductase-like protein 1 isoform X2 produces MKGLYCKLSESAEQVRFVIQETEIPNVLGSHCVKVQVKACALSPLDIKLLKDLKLQRELVPVGREIAGVVLEVGPKVTFFQPDDEVVGILPLDAEASGLCDVVLVHEHHVVRKPEKVSWTEVAGTIRDGVRSYTALHTLSHVTAGNTVLVLDGASPFGIITIQLAHYHGAKVLSTTLSVEDKQFLEQLRPTIARVINMSDGKADLVEVCLEETGGLGVDIVIDAGVRLYNTDEETAIKKLLPHKHDIIMLLAVGGHWVTAEEGLQLDPPDSRSLFLKGATLSFLNEEVWNASSACQGKYLHIMKDVVEKLSNGTFRPQLEDPVPLYEATVSMEMVQKKQVRKRHVIHL; encoded by the exons ATGAAGGGACTTTATTGCAAGCTAAGTGAAAGTGCAGAACAAGTGAGGTTTGTCATCCAAGAAACG GAAATTCCAAATGTGCTCGGCAGCCATTGTGTCAAAGTTCAAGTAAAGGCCTGTGCACTTAGTCCACTTGATATCAAG CTCCTGAAAGACCTGAAGTTGCAAAGAGAGTTGGTGCCAGTGGGCAGAGAAATTGCCGGCGTTGTGCTTGAAG ttGGACCAAAGGTTACATTTTTTCAACCTGATGATGAAGTTGTGG GAATTTTACCTTTAGATGCTGAAGCATCGGGTCTCTGCGATGTTGTATTAGTCCATGAGCATCATGTGG TGCGGAAGCCTGAGAAAGTGAGCTGGACGGAGGTGGCGGGGACTATCCGAGACGGCGTACGATCGTACACAGCGCTCCACACTCTATCTCACGTCACTGCTGGAAACACTGTGTTAGTCCTCGATGGAGCTAGT CCGTTTGGTATAATTACCATCCAGTTAGCTCATTACCATGGAGCAAAGGTGCTGTCTACCACTTTGTCAGTTGAAGACAAGCAGTTTCTGGAGCAGTTACGACCAACCATTG CCAGGGTGATAAACATGTCAGATGGGAAGGCTGACCTGGTGGAAgtctgtctggaggaaaccgGTGGCCTGGGAGTGGACATTGTCATTGACGCTGGAG TGCGGCTGTACAACACAGATGAGGAAACAGCAATCAAAAAACTCCTCCCTCACAAGCACGACATCATCATGCTTCTGGCTGTTGGAGGTCACTGGGTCACCGCAGAAGAAGGCTTACAG CTGGACCCTCCAGACAGCCGAAGCCTCTTTCTGAAAGGAGCCACTCTTTCCTTCTTGAACGAGGAGGTGTGGAACGCCTCCAGTGCTTGCCAAGGGAAGTACCTCC ATATAATGAAAGATGTGGTTGAGAAGCTATCAAATGGGACATTCAG GCCGCAGTTGGAAGACCCAGTTCCTTTGTACGAAGCCACCGTTTCCATGGAAATGGTTCAGAAGAAGCAAGTCAGGAAGAGGCACGTTATTCATCTCTGA
- the cryzl1 gene encoding quinone oxidoreductase-like protein 1 isoform X3, with product MKGLYCKLSESAEQVRFVIQETEIPNVLGSHCVKVQVKACALSPLDIKLLKDLKLQRELVPVGREIAGVVLEVGPKVTFFQPDDEVVVRKPEKVSWTEVAGTIRDGVRSYTALHTLSHVTAGNTVLVLDGASPFGIITIQLAHYHGAKVLSTTLSVEDKQFLEQLRPTIGVQESLVARVINMSDGKADLVEVCLEETGGLGVDIVIDAGVRLYNTDEETAIKKLLPHKHDIIMLLAVGGHWVTAEEGLQLDPPDSRSLFLKGATLSFLNEEVWNASSACQGKYLHIMKDVVEKLSNGTFRPQLEDPVPLYEATVSMEMVQKKQVRKRHVIHL from the exons ATGAAGGGACTTTATTGCAAGCTAAGTGAAAGTGCAGAACAAGTGAGGTTTGTCATCCAAGAAACG GAAATTCCAAATGTGCTCGGCAGCCATTGTGTCAAAGTTCAAGTAAAGGCCTGTGCACTTAGTCCACTTGATATCAAG CTCCTGAAAGACCTGAAGTTGCAAAGAGAGTTGGTGCCAGTGGGCAGAGAAATTGCCGGCGTTGTGCTTGAAG ttGGACCAAAGGTTACATTTTTTCAACCTGATGATGAAGTTGTGG TGCGGAAGCCTGAGAAAGTGAGCTGGACGGAGGTGGCGGGGACTATCCGAGACGGCGTACGATCGTACACAGCGCTCCACACTCTATCTCACGTCACTGCTGGAAACACTGTGTTAGTCCTCGATGGAGCTAGT CCGTTTGGTATAATTACCATCCAGTTAGCTCATTACCATGGAGCAAAGGTGCTGTCTACCACTTTGTCAGTTGAAGACAAGCAGTTTCTGGAGCAGTTACGACCAACCATTG GCGTGCAGGAATCATTAGTAG CCAGGGTGATAAACATGTCAGATGGGAAGGCTGACCTGGTGGAAgtctgtctggaggaaaccgGTGGCCTGGGAGTGGACATTGTCATTGACGCTGGAG TGCGGCTGTACAACACAGATGAGGAAACAGCAATCAAAAAACTCCTCCCTCACAAGCACGACATCATCATGCTTCTGGCTGTTGGAGGTCACTGGGTCACCGCAGAAGAAGGCTTACAG CTGGACCCTCCAGACAGCCGAAGCCTCTTTCTGAAAGGAGCCACTCTTTCCTTCTTGAACGAGGAGGTGTGGAACGCCTCCAGTGCTTGCCAAGGGAAGTACCTCC ATATAATGAAAGATGTGGTTGAGAAGCTATCAAATGGGACATTCAG GCCGCAGTTGGAAGACCCAGTTCCTTTGTACGAAGCCACCGTTTCCATGGAAATGGTTCAGAAGAAGCAAGTCAGGAAGAGGCACGTTATTCATCTCTGA